One segment of Pseudomonas pohangensis DNA contains the following:
- a CDS encoding Fic family protein has translation MRFLELLKNANPLPNGRYLHWDELRRRPAPAGMTHEEWWLTVSIPRSSLRQTLPLLDKTGQPFVFALPAPLLIDLHHIDRDAAGRIRSSSATPPTEDSQRYLIGSLIEEAITSSQLEGAATTRKVAAAMLRSGRKPHDQHEQMIFNNFRAMEHLRSMRDVRLTPEHVLELHRILTEDTLDDPLDAGRLRLSDEVQVIDTRDNTVLHDPPSHTELAERLQRLCDFANADEDSEPFVHPVLRAILLHFMIGYDHPFADGNGRTARALFYWSMARSGYWLMEYTSISHILRKAPARYMKAYLYTETDSNDTTYFLLHQLKTMRKAIAALHEYVERKSQEQKDTERLLAASSSLRGRFNHRQVALLTHALRNTGEAYRVDAHQRSHNVVYQTARNDLLDLEGLGLLEKTKQGNAFLFFAPANLRERLLNLSRTTP, from the coding sequence GTGCGGTTCTTGGAGTTGCTGAAAAACGCCAACCCACTACCGAACGGTCGCTACTTGCATTGGGATGAGTTGCGTCGTCGCCCAGCGCCAGCAGGGATGACCCACGAGGAGTGGTGGCTTACCGTGAGCATACCGCGCTCCAGCCTTCGACAAACACTGCCGCTGCTGGACAAGACCGGCCAGCCATTTGTATTTGCCTTACCCGCTCCGCTGCTGATCGACCTGCATCATATCGACCGCGATGCCGCCGGACGAATCCGCTCATCCAGCGCTACCCCGCCCACTGAGGACTCACAGCGCTACCTGATCGGTTCGCTGATCGAAGAAGCCATCACCTCCAGCCAGCTTGAGGGGGCCGCAACCACCCGCAAGGTCGCTGCCGCCATGCTGCGCAGCGGACGCAAGCCGCATGATCAGCATGAACAGATGATCTTCAACAACTTCCGCGCCATGGAGCATCTGCGTTCCATGCGCGATGTGCGGTTGACGCCGGAGCATGTGCTGGAACTGCACCGCATACTGACCGAGGACACCCTGGATGATCCACTGGACGCCGGGCGGCTTAGGCTCAGCGACGAAGTGCAAGTGATCGATACGCGCGACAATACTGTGCTGCATGACCCGCCCAGCCACACTGAACTGGCGGAGCGCCTGCAACGTCTGTGTGACTTCGCCAATGCCGATGAGGACTCCGAACCATTCGTTCACCCGGTACTGCGCGCCATCCTGCTGCACTTCATGATCGGCTACGACCACCCCTTCGCCGATGGCAACGGCCGCACCGCACGCGCGCTGTTCTACTGGTCGATGGCCCGCAGTGGCTATTGGTTGATGGAGTACACCTCGATCAGCCACATCCTGCGTAAAGCACCGGCGCGCTATATGAAGGCGTACCTGTACACAGAGACCGACAGCAACGACACCACCTACTTTCTGCTGCATCAGCTCAAGACCATGCGTAAGGCGATTGCTGCGCTGCATGAGTATGTCGAGCGTAAATCGCAGGAGCAAAAGGACACCGAACGCTTGCTGGCAGCCTCTTCAAGCCTGCGCGGGCGCTTCAATCACCGCCAGGTGGCGCTGCTGACACATGCCTTGCGCAATACCGGCGAAGCCTACCGGGTGGACGCCCATCAGCGCTCGCACAACGTGGTCTACCAAACCGCGCGCAATGACCTGCTCGATCTGGAAGGGCTGGGGCTGCTGGAAAAAACCAAGCAGGGCAATGCCTTCCTGTTCTTTGCGCCGGCTAACCTGCGTGAACGGCTACTCAATCTGTCCAGGACGACCCCATGA
- a CDS encoding type I restriction endonuclease subunit R, which produces MSPSAYTEDQLVEQPAIGLFDDLGWQTMSAMEESFGASGTLGRETRGEVVLSVRLRNALCKLNPSLPAEAITSAIDELIRDRSAMLLEAANREIYQLLKEGITVSVPDREHDGQKIERLRVVDWEQPLNNDFLLVSQFSVTGALYTCRPDLVGFVNGLPWLVIELKKPGVPARAAFDENLTHYKQQIPALFCYNGLMIASNGTDSLVGSLTADWERWVRWKRIEREDEPRRVSLEVMLRGTCEPTRLLDLVENFTLFSEHKAGLIKIIGQNHQFLGVNNAIASMLEARKLGHGRGGVFWQTQGSGKSFSMVFFAQKILRKLVGNWTFVVVTDRVELDEQIAKTFKTTGAVSEAEGDECHAASGAHLRELLRGNHRYVFTLVHKFQTPELLCDRSDVIVLTDEAHRSQYDTLALNMRAALPKAMFLAFTGTPLIAGEERTKEVFGDYVSIYDFQQSIEDGATVPLFYENRTPELQLTNPDLNEDIYRLIEDAELDPEQEAKLERDLARQYHLLTRDDRLETVAQDIVRHFLGRGFVGKAMVVSIDKATALRMYDKVKHYWAAETLQVQKELGDLAILPFGSERSAEQAQRDVRKAELKQRLDVLTSTDMAVIVSPGQNEIQQMKTLGLDIEAHRKRMNESNPGLDERFKDTEDPLRLVFVCAMWLTGFDAPSCSTVYLDKPMRNHTLMQAIARANRVFPGKHSGVIVDYANVFASLEKALAIYRRGKGDNNPVKDKQQLATDLRQTVADATAFCAAHGVMLEEIEATPAGGLQRLQCIEDGMNALISPDQLRRDFFAHDRLVSTLYRAVKPDPSALEFASRVACIATLAECIRTRLNPNPPDISQVMNSINGILDDSITGHGISEKGPPAMDLSKINFEAMAQGFKVSKHKNTDLEILKAAIRSKLEDMIKLNHTRADFAVKFETLIERYNAGSRSIEELYQDMLHMSNSLNVEQKRHVRENLSEEELVIFDILTRPAPELSPAERAEVKKAARELLKRLKELLVIDWRQKSTARSQLKMTIEETLDLGLPRAYTPETYNEKCSAVFEHVYESYPERNTGVYASAH; this is translated from the coding sequence ATGAGTCCATCTGCCTACACGGAAGATCAACTGGTAGAACAACCCGCCATCGGGCTGTTTGATGATCTCGGCTGGCAGACGATGTCGGCAATGGAAGAAAGCTTCGGTGCGAGCGGCACTCTGGGACGCGAAACCAGGGGCGAAGTGGTTCTGTCGGTTCGCCTGCGCAACGCACTGTGCAAGCTCAACCCCAGCCTGCCAGCAGAAGCCATCACATCGGCCATTGATGAACTGATCCGCGACCGGTCGGCCATGCTTCTGGAAGCGGCCAACCGCGAGATTTATCAGCTGCTCAAGGAAGGCATCACTGTTTCCGTGCCTGACCGTGAACACGACGGGCAGAAGATTGAGCGTTTGCGTGTAGTGGACTGGGAGCAGCCGCTGAACAACGACTTCCTGTTGGTAAGTCAGTTCAGCGTCACCGGCGCGCTCTATACCTGCCGGCCCGACTTGGTGGGCTTCGTCAACGGCCTGCCGTGGCTGGTCATCGAACTGAAGAAGCCCGGCGTACCGGCACGCGCCGCCTTCGACGAAAACCTGACCCACTACAAACAGCAGATTCCGGCGCTGTTCTGCTACAACGGGCTGATGATCGCCTCCAATGGCACAGACAGCCTGGTCGGCTCACTGACTGCGGATTGGGAGCGTTGGGTCAGGTGGAAGCGCATCGAGCGCGAAGACGAGCCGCGCCGGGTATCGCTGGAAGTGATGCTGCGCGGCACCTGTGAACCGACCCGCCTGCTCGATCTGGTGGAAAACTTCACCCTGTTCTCCGAACACAAGGCCGGACTGATCAAGATCATCGGCCAGAACCACCAGTTCCTCGGCGTGAACAACGCCATTGCCTCGATGCTCGAAGCCCGCAAGCTGGGCCACGGTCGCGGCGGCGTGTTCTGGCAGACCCAGGGCAGCGGCAAGAGCTTCTCGATGGTGTTCTTCGCGCAGAAGATACTGCGCAAGCTGGTCGGCAACTGGACGTTCGTGGTCGTGACTGACCGGGTGGAGCTGGACGAACAGATTGCCAAGACCTTCAAGACCACCGGCGCCGTCAGCGAGGCAGAAGGCGATGAATGTCATGCGGCCAGCGGCGCACACCTGCGTGAGCTGTTACGTGGCAACCACCGCTATGTGTTTACCCTGGTACACAAGTTCCAGACGCCAGAGCTGCTCTGCGACCGCTCTGATGTGATCGTGCTGACCGACGAAGCGCATCGCAGCCAGTACGACACATTGGCGCTGAATATGCGTGCAGCGCTGCCCAAGGCGATGTTCCTGGCCTTTACCGGCACCCCCCTGATTGCCGGAGAAGAGCGCACCAAGGAAGTGTTCGGCGATTACGTCTCGATCTACGACTTCCAGCAGTCCATCGAAGACGGCGCCACCGTGCCGCTGTTCTACGAGAACCGCACGCCAGAATTGCAGCTGACCAACCCCGATCTCAACGAAGACATCTATCGCCTGATCGAGGATGCAGAACTCGACCCGGAGCAGGAAGCCAAACTGGAACGCGATCTGGCCCGCCAGTACCACTTGCTGACCCGCGATGACCGGCTGGAGACAGTAGCGCAGGACATCGTGCGGCATTTCCTCGGGCGGGGCTTCGTCGGCAAGGCCATGGTGGTGTCCATCGACAAAGCCACCGCGCTGCGTATGTACGACAAGGTAAAACACTACTGGGCGGCTGAAACCCTGCAAGTGCAAAAGGAGCTTGGCGACCTGGCCATACTGCCGTTCGGCAGCGAGCGCTCAGCCGAGCAGGCACAACGGGATGTACGCAAGGCCGAGCTGAAGCAACGCCTGGACGTGCTGACCAGCACCGACATGGCAGTCATCGTTTCGCCTGGGCAGAACGAAATACAGCAGATGAAAACGCTGGGGCTGGACATCGAAGCGCACCGCAAGCGCATGAATGAATCAAACCCCGGACTCGATGAGCGGTTCAAGGACACAGAAGACCCGCTTCGCCTGGTCTTCGTCTGCGCCATGTGGCTGACCGGCTTTGATGCGCCGAGCTGCTCGACGGTGTATCTCGACAAGCCGATGCGTAACCACACGCTGATGCAGGCCATAGCCCGCGCCAACCGTGTGTTCCCCGGCAAGCACAGCGGTGTGATTGTCGATTACGCCAATGTCTTCGCCTCACTGGAAAAGGCACTGGCCATCTATCGCCGCGGCAAGGGTGACAACAACCCAGTCAAAGACAAGCAGCAACTGGCCACAGACCTGCGCCAGACAGTGGCTGATGCAACAGCCTTCTGCGCTGCCCATGGCGTGATGTTGGAAGAGATAGAAGCTACCCCCGCAGGTGGATTGCAGCGTTTGCAGTGTATTGAAGATGGAATGAATGCATTGATATCGCCTGACCAACTACGTCGAGACTTTTTTGCCCATGACCGGCTCGTCAGCACTCTCTACCGCGCAGTGAAGCCTGACCCCTCTGCTCTGGAGTTCGCCAGTCGCGTTGCCTGTATCGCGACGCTGGCCGAGTGCATCCGTACCCGATTAAATCCGAATCCACCCGACATCTCGCAAGTGATGAATAGCATCAACGGAATACTGGATGACTCCATCACCGGCCATGGGATTAGTGAGAAAGGGCCACCTGCGATGGATCTATCAAAGATCAACTTCGAGGCAATGGCGCAAGGCTTCAAGGTATCTAAACACAAGAACACCGACCTTGAAATACTAAAGGCGGCGATTCGCTCCAAGCTGGAAGACATGATCAAGCTGAACCACACCCGTGCTGACTTCGCCGTGAAATTTGAAACGCTTATTGAGCGCTACAATGCTGGCAGTCGCAGCATTGAAGAGCTTTATCAGGATATGTTGCACATGAGCAACAGCTTGAATGTGGAACAGAAACGGCACGTCCGTGAGAACTTGAGCGAGGAAGAACTGGTCATCTTCGACATCCTCACCCGCCCTGCCCCCGAACTAAGCCCGGCCGAACGCGCCGAAGTAAAGAAAGCCGCCCGCGAACTGCTGAAACGCCTCAAAGAGTTACTAGTGATCGACTGGCGCCAGAAATCCACAGCGCGCTCGCAGCTGAAGATGACTATTGAAGAAACGCTCGACCTGGGTTTGCCACGCGCATATACGCCGGAAACCTACAACGAGAAGTGTTCAGCCGTATTTGAGCATGTGTATGAGAGTTATCCCGAGCGGAATACCGGGGTGTATGCATCGGCGCATTAA
- a CDS encoding nuclear transport factor 2-like protein, translating to MNDLSELDAAKAYAKAWNQLDAESLVDLISDEACYASQWVLDELEGKQAVLDHLRRKMRAVAASSITDSGNRPFAELVITQLGEPGRNAVGLTVPGSDQLDCMVLLGVSESKINRIDICMIELYAPKQSGNYPGRSSAE from the coding sequence ATGAACGACCTATCTGAACTGGATGCGGCAAAAGCATACGCAAAAGCTTGGAATCAACTCGACGCTGAGAGTCTGGTTGATTTAATCAGCGACGAGGCCTGTTATGCCTCGCAGTGGGTACTGGATGAACTGGAAGGCAAGCAGGCTGTGCTGGATCACTTGCGCAGGAAGATGCGTGCAGTCGCAGCAAGCTCAATCACTGACTCTGGCAACAGGCCATTTGCCGAGCTTGTTATTACCCAACTAGGCGAGCCGGGCAGAAATGCTGTTGGTCTGACGGTACCCGGTAGTGACCAGCTTGACTGCATGGTCCTGCTGGGCGTTTCAGAGTCAAAGATCAATCGCATAGATATTTGCATGATTGAGCTATATGCACCGAAACAGTCAGGCAATTATCCAGGCAGATCTTCTGCAGAGTGA
- a CDS encoding TSCPD domain-containing protein has product MAIKISSKIVDYEVAKADANVQAPPELQAAIAPIEEMHEKLKRPANLEGATYKIKNPHSEHALYVTINDVVLNPGSNHEIRRPFEIFINSKNMEHYQWISALTLIISAVFRKGGDSTFLVEELHSVFDPKGGYMKRGGRWMPSLVAEIGDVLEEHMRKIGLLKDGVDEHQQAYLDQKRTEYVQAKQPQKTVDPECDDSSSAYPEGAQLCGKCHTKAMIQMDGCLTCLNCGESKCG; this is encoded by the coding sequence ATGGCTATCAAGATCAGCAGCAAAATCGTCGACTACGAAGTGGCCAAGGCCGATGCAAATGTGCAGGCGCCGCCAGAATTGCAGGCGGCCATCGCGCCCATCGAGGAAATGCACGAGAAGCTCAAGCGTCCGGCAAACCTGGAAGGTGCTACTTATAAAATCAAGAATCCGCATTCCGAACACGCGCTCTACGTCACCATCAATGACGTCGTGCTCAATCCCGGCAGCAACCACGAAATTCGCCGTCCCTTCGAGATCTTCATCAACTCGAAGAACATGGAGCATTACCAGTGGATTTCTGCCCTGACCCTGATTATCTCGGCGGTGTTCCGCAAGGGCGGCGACAGCACCTTCCTGGTCGAAGAGCTGCACAGCGTGTTCGATCCCAAGGGCGGCTACATGAAGCGTGGCGGTCGCTGGATGCCGTCGCTGGTGGCCGAGATCGGTGATGTGCTGGAAGAGCACATGCGCAAGATTGGCCTGCTCAAGGATGGTGTGGACGAGCATCAGCAGGCTTATCTGGACCAGAAGCGCACCGAGTACGTGCAAGCCAAGCAGCCGCAAAAGACCGTCGATCCCGAGTGCGATGACAGCAGCAGCGCCTACCCGGAAGGTGCCCAGCTATGCGGCAAGTGTCACACCAAGGCAATGATCCAGATGGACGGCTGCCTGACCTGCCTCAACTGCGGCGAAAGCAAGTGCGGCTAG
- a CDS encoding adenosylcobalamin-dependent ribonucleoside-diphosphate reductase encodes MSQSAKVQRLREGVCEIPMQSASEDIWDKKYRLKTKSGEAVDASVDATYQRVARALAEVEEQQARQHWYEQFLWALRHGAIPAGRITSNAGALEHKPATSTINCTVSATIGDSMNDILAKLHEAGLTLKAGCGIGYEFSTLRPRGAYVSGAGAYTSGPLSFMDIYDKMCFTVSSAGGRRGAQMATFDVGHPDVMDFIRAKREGGRLRQFNLSLLITEGFMQAVENDAEWPLAFPLTQEEAMADGVDINDPGQVIWREWPSRERYVNRADGMVACRISRSLKARRIWDMIMSSTYDFAEPGFILIDRVNEMNNNWFCEEIRATNPCGEQPLPPHGACLLGSVNLTLFVREPFTDKARFDWDEYRKVVDIFTRMLDNVVEINGLPLEQQRAEIFRKRRHGMGFLGLGSAMTMLCMQYGDAASLEFTDQVSREMALQGWRSGLQLAEEKGAAPIMDEDFEVTEAMLARRPEMRADGYKPGDQVKGKVLWARYSRYMQQIAEVEPQLAAALAEKGARFTHHSSIAPTGTISLSLANNASNGIEPSFAHHYFRNVIREGKKSKEKVDVFSFELLAYRHLINAEAIPSMEAGQRNLPDYFIAADDVSPMQHVDVQAAAQKWIDSSISKTANVPTDYPYEQFKDIYRYAWRKGLKGCTTFRFNPEAFQGVLVKEQDLANTTYRFKLEDGSVIEAKGGDEIEYDGESHTAANLYDALKEGYYGKF; translated from the coding sequence ATGAGTCAGTCAGCCAAGGTTCAGCGCTTGCGCGAAGGGGTTTGCGAAATTCCCATGCAGTCCGCATCCGAGGATATCTGGGACAAGAAGTACCGCCTGAAGACCAAGAGCGGCGAGGCGGTTGATGCTTCGGTGGACGCTACCTATCAGCGTGTTGCGCGGGCCCTGGCCGAAGTGGAAGAGCAGCAGGCGCGTCAGCACTGGTACGAACAGTTCCTCTGGGCATTGCGCCATGGTGCCATCCCCGCCGGCCGCATCACCTCGAATGCCGGCGCCCTGGAGCACAAGCCGGCGACGTCGACCATCAACTGTACGGTGTCGGCAACCATCGGCGACTCGATGAACGACATCCTCGCCAAACTGCATGAGGCCGGTCTGACCCTCAAGGCCGGCTGTGGCATCGGCTACGAGTTCTCCACCCTGCGCCCGCGTGGTGCCTACGTGTCCGGTGCCGGGGCCTACACCTCCGGCCCGCTGTCGTTCATGGATATCTACGACAAGATGTGCTTCACCGTGTCTTCCGCCGGCGGCCGGCGCGGTGCGCAGATGGCCACGTTCGATGTCGGCCATCCGGATGTCATGGATTTCATCCGTGCCAAGCGCGAAGGCGGGCGTCTGCGCCAGTTCAACCTGTCGCTGCTGATCACCGAAGGCTTCATGCAAGCGGTTGAGAATGATGCCGAGTGGCCGCTGGCCTTCCCGCTAACGCAGGAAGAGGCCATGGCTGACGGAGTTGATATCAACGACCCGGGACAGGTGATCTGGCGTGAATGGCCGAGCCGTGAGCGCTATGTCAATCGTGCTGACGGCATGGTCGCTTGCCGTATCTCGCGCAGCCTCAAGGCACGGCGGATCTGGGACATGATCATGAGCTCGACCTACGATTTCGCCGAGCCGGGTTTCATTCTGATCGACCGCGTCAACGAGATGAACAACAACTGGTTCTGCGAAGAAATCCGCGCGACCAATCCCTGCGGCGAGCAGCCGTTGCCACCCCATGGTGCCTGCCTGCTGGGTTCGGTCAACCTGACTCTGTTCGTGCGTGAGCCGTTTACCGACAAGGCCCGTTTCGACTGGGATGAATACCGCAAGGTGGTGGATATATTCACCCGCATGCTGGACAACGTGGTCGAGATCAACGGTTTGCCGCTGGAGCAGCAACGCGCCGAGATCTTCCGCAAGCGCCGCCATGGCATGGGCTTCCTCGGTCTGGGTTCGGCCATGACCATGCTCTGCATGCAGTACGGCGATGCCGCTTCGCTGGAGTTCACCGACCAGGTTTCCCGTGAAATGGCCCTGCAGGGCTGGCGCAGCGGATTGCAGCTCGCCGAAGAAAAAGGCGCGGCGCCGATCATGGACGAAGACTTCGAGGTGACCGAGGCCATGCTGGCGCGCCGTCCGGAGATGCGTGCCGATGGCTACAAGCCAGGCGATCAGGTCAAGGGCAAGGTGCTCTGGGCGCGCTACAGCCGCTATATGCAGCAGATCGCCGAGGTCGAGCCGCAGCTGGCAGCGGCGCTGGCCGAGAAGGGGGCACGGTTCACCCACCACAGCTCGATTGCCCCCACCGGCACCATCTCCCTGTCACTGGCCAACAACGCCTCGAACGGTATCGAGCCGAGCTTTGCCCATCACTATTTCCGCAACGTGATTCGCGAAGGCAAGAAGTCCAAGGAAAAAGTCGATGTGTTCAGCTTCGAGCTGCTCGCCTATCGCCACCTGATCAATGCCGAGGCCATTCCGAGTATGGAAGCAGGTCAGCGCAACCTGCCGGACTACTTTATCGCCGCCGATGACGTCAGCCCGATGCAGCATGTGGATGTGCAGGCAGCGGCGCAGAAGTGGATCGACTCGTCGATCTCCAAGACCGCCAACGTGCCGACCGACTATCCCTACGAGCAGTTCAAGGACATCTACCGTTACGCCTGGCGCAAGGGCCTCAAGGGTTGCACGACCTTCCGTTTCAATCCGGAGGCCTTCCAGGGCGTGCTGGTCAAGGAGCAGGATCTGGCCAACACCACCTATCGCTTCAAGCTGGAAGACGGTTCGGTGATCGAGGCCAAAGGTGGCGACGAGATCGAGTACGACGGCGAATCCCACACCGCGGCCAATCTTTACGATGCCTTGAAAGAAGGCTACTACGGCAAGTTCTGA
- a CDS encoding SDR family NAD(P)-dependent oxidoreductase, with amino-acid sequence MKFRNRVVLVTGGSQGLGKGMAAAFLAEGAKVVVNGRNAERLAQCVTDLRERLDPLAAAAGAEVLGLVGDIADSTAVGQLFEQLLAKFGTLDVLVNNAAITPTDERARAEHMALMTTPIAKHSPLQQRGRL; translated from the coding sequence ATGAAGTTCAGGAACCGGGTGGTGCTGGTTACCGGTGGCTCACAGGGGCTGGGCAAAGGCATGGCCGCAGCCTTTCTGGCCGAAGGTGCGAAGGTGGTGGTCAACGGCCGCAACGCTGAACGCCTGGCGCAATGCGTCACCGATCTACGCGAGCGGCTGGATCCGCTGGCCGCCGCAGCCGGCGCCGAAGTACTCGGGCTAGTCGGCGACATTGCCGACAGCACAGCGGTCGGCCAGCTGTTCGAGCAGCTGCTGGCGAAGTTCGGCACTCTCGATGTGCTGGTAAACAACGCCGCGATAACCCCCACCGACGAGCGCGCGCGGGCCGAACACATGGCCCTGATGACCACACCCATAGCCAAACATTCGCCCCTACAACAACGTGGTCGACTATGA
- a CDS encoding histidine phosphatase family protein: MTTLILVRHGEVPGIEPPTFRGQTDLALTGRGHLQARASGDFIRAHWHLDAIYSSSLSRCIDTARALAGASGPEIIPQPGLLDIDYGDWTTLAVADVQARWPREAELWKSLPQQCLIPGGESLQDVAARVTRSLALLLNAHPDGTVAVVTHDSVLRVMLCHVIGIPLSAYWSFEMSPCGVSVLEYDGKHFFIHALNQTGHLPDALPAGARTHRK; encoded by the coding sequence ATGACAACACTTATTCTTGTTCGCCACGGCGAAGTTCCAGGAATCGAGCCACCGACTTTTCGTGGCCAAACCGATCTCGCCCTTACCGGGCGCGGCCATCTCCAGGCCAGGGCCAGCGGAGATTTTATCCGCGCGCACTGGCACCTCGACGCCATCTACTCCAGCTCCCTGAGCCGATGCATCGACACAGCCCGCGCGCTGGCCGGTGCATCGGGGCCCGAGATCATCCCTCAGCCCGGGCTGCTGGACATCGATTATGGCGACTGGACAACGCTGGCCGTTGCCGATGTGCAGGCGCGCTGGCCGCGCGAGGCCGAGCTGTGGAAGTCGTTGCCGCAGCAATGTCTCATCCCCGGCGGCGAATCACTGCAGGATGTCGCCGCGCGCGTCACCCGGTCATTAGCGCTGCTACTCAATGCACACCCGGACGGGACTGTTGCAGTGGTCACCCACGACAGCGTCCTGCGCGTAATGCTGTGCCACGTAATCGGCATTCCGCTATCCGCGTACTGGTCATTCGAGATGTCGCCTTGCGGAGTCAGCGTGCTGGAATACGACGGCAAACACTTCTTCATCCATGCGCTCAATCAAACCGGCCACTTGCCGGACGCACTGCCAGCTGGTGCGCGTACTCATCGAAAATAA